In a single window of the Sulfurimonas sp. hsl 1-7 genome:
- a CDS encoding LexA family transcriptional regulator has product MNSFSDIVEEIKSILSSEFSPKKVFDKDVAESIGISQMNFATMKRRNKIPFGELLDFCARRSISINWLLYGQSPESLVGPTNNYMIKYFTDINASAGGGSDNEFEEVESLEIPQQFVFMLGGERELQYIEAINVSGDSMEPTFSYNDIVFINRNKTDINRGGIFTIRTEAGLFIKRIQKRIDGKIDVISDNSVYNTQTLDPQEIEVIGRVVSRFGDVD; this is encoded by the coding sequence ATGAATAGTTTTTCTGACATAGTAGAAGAGATTAAAAGTATATTATCTTCAGAATTCTCTCCAAAAAAAGTTTTTGATAAAGATGTTGCAGAATCTATAGGAATTTCTCAAATGAACTTTGCAACAATGAAAAGACGTAATAAAATACCTTTTGGTGAATTACTGGACTTTTGTGCAAGAAGAAGTATCTCTATTAACTGGTTGCTTTACGGACAATCACCTGAAAGTTTAGTGGGGCCGACAAATAACTATATGATTAAGTACTTCACAGATATAAATGCAAGTGCCGGTGGTGGTAGCGATAACGAATTTGAAGAGGTGGAATCGTTAGAGATCCCACAACAGTTTGTTTTCATGCTTGGCGGAGAAAGAGAACTGCAATATATAGAAGCAATTAACGTAAGCGGTGATTCTATGGAGCCAACTTTTAGCTATAATGATATAGTATTTATTAATAGAAACAAAACAGATATTAATCGTGGCGGTATCTTTACTATAAGAACAGAAGCAGGATTATTTATTAAACGTATTCAAAAAAGAATTGACGGGAAAATAGATGTTATTTCAGATAATTCTGTTTACAATACACAAACATTAGATCCTCAAGAGATTGAAGTAATTGGGCGAGTTGTAAGCCGTTTTGGGGATGTTGACTAG
- a CDS encoding flagellar hook-basal body protein, with the protein MQTGYYSSAAGMVTQFNRLDTIANNLANVNTAGFKEDTLIVGDFMRVLKEARDELPNANQTKEGAAFLNRTLTKAPQVVDSFTDFSVGDLAKTSNTLDFALSKDDLFFAVKTPQGIRLTRDGSFLLNEEGKLVNKQGYEVLAQDYKTSNQGIAFAQEDTVIKADKNGQIYTNVPGALNMVAGQKLLVVQPDNIKELKKDGDNLYKLENLDGLEVVDNSGAVAQGFVEKSNVNAVQMMTELIEANRLIGMYQKAMDTQMNDMNKDAIEKIAKRA; encoded by the coding sequence ATGCAAACAGGATACTACAGTTCTGCTGCGGGTATGGTTACACAGTTTAACAGACTAGATACAATCGCAAATAACTTAGCAAATGTAAATACAGCCGGTTTTAAAGAAGATACTTTAATAGTTGGTGATTTTATGCGTGTATTAAAAGAAGCACGCGATGAATTGCCAAATGCAAACCAAACAAAAGAGGGTGCAGCTTTTTTAAATCGAACGCTTACAAAAGCTCCACAGGTTGTAGACAGCTTTACAGACTTTTCTGTGGGCGATCTTGCAAAAACTTCCAATACTCTTGATTTTGCACTCTCTAAAGATGATCTCTTTTTTGCAGTAAAAACGCCTCAGGGGATCAGGCTTACTCGTGATGGTTCATTCCTTTTAAATGAAGAGGGAAAACTTGTTAATAAACAAGGATATGAAGTTTTAGCGCAAGATTATAAAACTTCAAATCAGGGGATTGCATTCGCTCAAGAAGATACGGTTATAAAAGCTGATAAAAACGGGCAAATCTATACAAATGTTCCCGGTGCTTTAAATATGGTCGCAGGACAAAAACTTTTAGTAGTACAACCCGACAACATTAAAGAGTTAAAAAAAGATGGTGATAATCTTTATAAATTAGAGAATTTAGATGGTTTAGAGGTTGTGGATAACAGTGGTGCGGTAGCACAGGGATTTGTTGAAAAAAGTAATGTTAATGCAGTACAGATGATGACAGAGCTAATAGAAGCAAACAGACTTATTGGGATGTATCAAAAAGCTATGGACACGCAAATGAATGACATGAACAAAGATGCAATTGAAAAAATTGCTAAAAGAGCTTAA
- the leuB gene encoding 3-isopropylmalate dehydrogenase: MKSYKIALIKGDGIGPEIVDEAVKVLDAVASCSGFSLTYDELLMGGIAYDITGDPLPQETISGSLNSDAVLFGAIGGEKWDSLPREKRPESGLLRFRKELGVYANLRPAVVYDELANASSLKPEIVKGVDLMVVRELIGGIYFGEPKGRDENKGWNTMVYTKDEIVRIAHQAFKIAMTRQKRVCSIDKANVLDVSQLWRETVEEVAKEYPEVELSHMYVDNAAMQLIRDPKQFDVMLTGNIFGDILSDEASMLSGSIGLLPSASVGAKIGVYEPIHGSAPDIAGQGIANPIATIASASMMLRYALGENDAADKVDAAIKRALSEGYRTGDLAQFDAKEVCSTSEMGSIIANYIVK; this comes from the coding sequence ATGAAATCTTACAAAATAGCACTAATCAAAGGTGACGGTATCGGTCCTGAGATTGTAGATGAAGCTGTAAAAGTTTTAGATGCAGTAGCTTCATGTTCAGGTTTTAGTTTAACATATGATGAACTTTTAATGGGTGGTATTGCTTACGATATTACAGGTGATCCTTTACCGCAAGAAACTATCTCTGGTTCATTAAACTCTGATGCTGTACTTTTCGGTGCAATCGGTGGAGAAAAATGGGACAGCCTTCCTCGTGAAAAACGCCCGGAAAGCGGTCTTTTACGTTTTAGAAAAGAGCTTGGTGTATATGCTAACTTACGTCCGGCAGTTGTATATGATGAACTTGCAAATGCATCTTCACTTAAACCTGAGATCGTAAAAGGTGTTGATCTTATGGTTGTTCGCGAACTTATCGGCGGTATCTACTTCGGTGAGCCTAAAGGTCGTGATGAGAACAAAGGGTGGAACACTATGGTGTACACGAAAGATGAGATCGTTCGCATCGCTCATCAAGCATTTAAAATCGCTATGACAAGACAAAAAAGAGTTTGTTCAATCGATAAAGCAAACGTACTTGATGTTTCTCAACTTTGGAGAGAGACTGTAGAAGAGGTAGCAAAAGAGTACCCAGAGGTAGAACTTTCTCACATGTACGTAGATAATGCCGCTATGCAGCTTATCCGTGATCCAAAACAGTTTGACGTAATGTTAACTGGAAATATCTTCGGAGATATCTTATCTGATGAAGCAAGTATGCTTTCTGGTTCTATCGGTCTTTTACCTTCAGCTTCTGTTGGTGCAAAAATCGGTGTATATGAGCCGATTCACGGTTCAGCTCCAGATATTGCAGGTCAAGGGATCGCAAATCCAATCGCTACAATCGCATCTGCATCTATGATGTTAAGATACGCTCTTGGTGAAAATGATGCTGCGGATAAAGTTGATGCAGCGATTAAAAGAGCTCTTAGCGAAGGGTACAGAACTGGCGACCTTGCTCAGTTTGATGCAAAAGAGGTTTGTTCAACTTCAGAGATGGGTTCTATCATCGCTAACTATATAGTAAAGTAA
- a CDS encoding tRNA (cytidine(34)-2'-O)-methyltransferase, whose translation MGFNLVLVHPQIPNNTGAIGRLCVNAGASLHLIKPIGFDIDEKAVRRAGLDYWDKLDLHVWESLEHFFENNEITDNAYFATTKTDKPYFEATFKDGDYIFFGSETAGIPEDILNKYKTQCVTIPMTKDGRSLNLAISTGIVLYDAIRQTYDTFPKA comes from the coding sequence ATGGGTTTTAATTTAGTTCTCGTTCATCCACAGATCCCAAACAATACAGGTGCAATCGGTCGTCTTTGTGTAAATGCCGGTGCAAGTCTGCATCTTATTAAACCGATAGGTTTTGATATTGATGAAAAAGCGGTACGTCGTGCAGGACTTGATTACTGGGATAAGTTAGATCTGCATGTTTGGGAATCATTAGAGCATTTTTTTGAAAATAATGAGATTACGGATAATGCTTACTTTGCAACTACAAAAACAGATAAGCCGTATTTTGAAGCAACATTCAAAGATGGCGATTATATCTTTTTTGGTAGTGAAACAGCAGGTATACCGGAAGATATATTAAACAAATACAAAACTCAATGTGTAACTATCCCTATGACAAAAGATGGAAGAAGTTTAAATCTTGCTATTAGCACAGGTATCGTTTTATACGATGCTATTAGACAAACATACGACACTTTCCCTAAGGCTTAA
- a CDS encoding CiaD-like domain-containing protein, producing MELKDMILSTLEEIEEEVSPIDALKQEETAYRTFEPTENVTSVKEMNEASSTKMNVVDNELFFLKSIRERLLVLFEGFQAPNNANIEAKIDMTLNFLEYTLATIDERVKVLEKDKI from the coding sequence ATGGAACTAAAAGATATGATATTATCAACTTTAGAAGAGATAGAGGAAGAAGTTTCACCTATCGATGCTCTAAAACAAGAGGAAACTGCTTATAGAACCTTTGAACCGACAGAAAATGTAACTTCTGTTAAAGAGATGAACGAAGCAAGTTCTACGAAGATGAATGTTGTAGATAATGAGTTATTCTTTTTAAAATCTATTAGAGAGAGACTGTTAGTTTTATTTGAAGGGTTTCAGGCTCCAAACAATGCCAATATAGAAGCAAAGATAGATATGACGCTTAACTTTTTAGAGTATACCCTTGCAACTATAGACGAGAGAGTAAAAGTTTTAGAAAAGGATAAAATATAA
- the purU gene encoding formyltetrahydrofolate deformylase, producing the protein MKYRVLIDANDEKGLVHKVSSVFFNYDLNILSNSEFVDKESNKFFMRSVVDGDVNKEELSRAVKEVLPETASVRVIEPKKKNIVIMATKELHALGDILVRHEAGELEANILGVVSNYDLLEPFVSKFDIPYITVSHEGLERAEHETKIIEAINSFEDVDYIVLAKYMRILTPRFVEEFEDKIINIHHSFLPAFIGANPYKQAYDRGVKIIGATAHFVNNNLDEGPIIAQDTIHVNHAHSWRDMQKNGRDVEKVVLSRALKLALEDRIFIYANRTVIF; encoded by the coding sequence ATGAAATATCGCGTTTTAATAGATGCAAATGATGAAAAAGGTTTGGTACATAAAGTATCGAGTGTCTTTTTCAATTACGATTTAAATATTTTATCAAATAGCGAATTTGTTGACAAAGAGAGCAACAAGTTTTTTATGCGTAGCGTTGTTGACGGTGACGTAAATAAAGAAGAGCTCTCTCGTGCAGTTAAGGAAGTTTTACCGGAAACTGCAAGCGTTAGAGTAATTGAACCGAAAAAGAAAAACATTGTCATCATGGCAACAAAAGAGTTGCATGCACTTGGTGATATTTTGGTTCGCCATGAAGCAGGGGAGTTAGAGGCAAATATTTTAGGTGTCGTATCGAACTACGATTTACTAGAGCCTTTTGTTTCTAAATTTGACATTCCGTATATCACTGTTTCCCACGAGGGATTAGAGCGTGCCGAGCATGAGACTAAGATCATTGAAGCTATCAATAGTTTTGAAGATGTTGACTATATTGTTTTAGCAAAATATATGAGAATTTTAACTCCAAGATTTGTAGAAGAATTTGAAGACAAGATTATCAATATTCACCACTCTTTCTTACCTGCATTTATCGGTGCAAACCCATATAAACAAGCATATGACCGTGGTGTAAAAATTATTGGTGCAACGGCACACTTTGTAAATAACAATCTTGATGAAGGGCCGATCATCGCTCAAGATACTATTCATGTAAACCATGCACATAGTTGGAGAGATATGCAAAAAAACGGTAGAGATGTTGAAAAAGTGGTACTTTCTCGTGCACTAAAATTAGCGTTGGAAGATCGTATCTTTATCTACGCAAACAGAACGGTTATCTTTTAA
- the rpoD gene encoding RNA polymerase sigma factor RpoD, whose translation MTAKELNQALETFFEEHKSKDCLTYESIIDLFDKQPTAAQAKNIYKLLNKHNRCIYTSSEHAKKLNDQEAEARREAQRKMIEDSDGDEFDILKEHELLEWSRSDSPVRMYLREMGQIPLLTKEEEIDISKQIETGESIIIDAICSVPYLINFILDYKEPLINRERRVKELFKSFEDDKDDDSDDNDNDDDDENNENSLKTLSAKDKSRVEKVTTSFKALEKAKKEWVKLTEKAPEDLDAEVTEEIVMYQLSVTFKKAVLKEKLLDLGPTSKLINELVKAMETALKSDEGYDKELKRLEYKLPLFNATLRANHKVLVEKIQDLNKEDIINMVPEATMVSTYMEIKKLVQTKEASKNSFDMEPEKLADILEQIKRGKNISETAKTKMAKSNLRLVVSIAKRYTNRGLPFLDLIQEGNIGLMKAVDKFEYQKGYKFSTYATWWIRQAISRAIADQARTIRIPIHMIETINRINKIMRKHLQENGKEPDVDTIAAEVGLSVEKVKNVIKITKEPISLEAPIGSEEDGRFGDFIEDKTSLSPSEAILKDDLKIQIEQVLEQLNEREKAVIKLRFGIMDDESDRTLEEIGKELSVTRERVRQIESSAIKKLKHPKVGRRLKNYIEE comes from the coding sequence ATGACGGCAAAAGAACTCAATCAAGCACTAGAAACCTTTTTTGAAGAGCATAAGTCAAAAGATTGTCTTACTTATGAGTCTATTATAGATTTATTTGACAAACAACCTACTGCAGCTCAAGCAAAAAACATATACAAGCTTTTAAACAAACACAACAGATGTATCTACACTTCAAGTGAACATGCAAAGAAACTAAACGATCAAGAAGCTGAGGCTCGTAGAGAAGCTCAACGTAAAATGATCGAAGATAGTGATGGCGATGAATTCGATATCTTAAAAGAACACGAACTTCTTGAATGGTCACGTTCAGATTCACCTGTACGTATGTACTTACGTGAAATGGGACAAATCCCGCTTTTAACTAAAGAGGAAGAGATAGATATCTCAAAACAGATAGAGACTGGTGAAAGCATTATCATCGATGCTATTTGTTCGGTTCCATATCTTATCAATTTCATTTTAGACTATAAAGAACCGCTTATTAACCGTGAACGTCGTGTTAAAGAGTTATTTAAAAGCTTTGAAGATGACAAAGATGATGATAGCGATGATAATGACAATGACGACGATGATGAAAATAATGAAAACAGTTTAAAAACATTATCTGCAAAAGACAAATCTCGTGTAGAAAAAGTTACAACCAGCTTTAAAGCTTTGGAAAAAGCGAAAAAAGAGTGGGTAAAACTGACAGAAAAAGCTCCTGAAGATTTAGATGCAGAGGTTACTGAAGAGATTGTAATGTATCAACTTTCAGTTACTTTCAAAAAAGCTGTTTTAAAAGAGAAACTTTTAGATTTAGGACCAACATCTAAGCTAATCAATGAACTTGTAAAAGCTATGGAGACTGCACTAAAATCTGATGAAGGGTACGATAAAGAACTAAAACGTCTTGAGTATAAACTTCCTCTATTCAATGCAACACTTCGTGCTAACCATAAAGTTCTTGTAGAGAAGATCCAAGACCTAAATAAAGAAGATATCATCAATATGGTTCCAGAAGCTACTATGGTTTCTACATATATGGAGATTAAAAAGCTTGTACAAACAAAAGAAGCGAGTAAAAACAGTTTCGATATGGAACCTGAAAAACTTGCAGATATTCTAGAGCAGATCAAACGTGGTAAAAATATCTCTGAAACTGCAAAAACAAAAATGGCGAAATCAAACCTTCGTCTAGTTGTTTCTATTGCAAAACGTTATACAAACAGAGGTTTACCTTTCCTAGATCTAATCCAAGAAGGGAATATCGGACTTATGAAAGCCGTTGATAAGTTCGAATATCAAAAAGGGTATAAATTTTCAACATACGCTACTTGGTGGATTCGTCAGGCTATTTCTCGTGCGATCGCTGATCAGGCAAGAACTATCCGTATCCCTATCCATATGATTGAAACGATTAACCGTATCAATAAAATTATGCGTAAACACCTCCAAGAAAACGGTAAAGAGCCGGATGTTGATACAATCGCAGCTGAAGTTGGTCTTTCTGTTGAGAAAGTTAAAAACGTTATTAAGATTACAAAAGAGCCTATCTCTCTTGAAGCACCAATCGGTAGTGAAGAGGATGGACGTTTCGGTGACTTTATTGAAGATAAAACTTCACTTTCACCTTCTGAAGCGATACTCAAAGATGACCTTAAAATTCAGATTGAGCAAGTTCTTGAACAACTCAACGAGCGTGAAAAAGCGGTTATCAAACTTCGTTTTGGTATTATGGATGATGAGAGTGACAGAACACTTGAAGAGATCGGTAAAGAGTTAAGTGTAACTCGTGAGCGTGTTCGTCAGATCGAATCAAGTGCGATCAAGAAACTCAAACACCCTAAAGTTGGTCGTAGACTGAAAAACTATATCGAAGAGTAA
- a CDS encoding tetratricopeptide repeat protein produces MQTLTLANIYELQGLKEEALEIYKEILKKDPSNSEAKIAIRRLSGVRKKFLKVNTQMKEFFVKMDTDVEFKEFERWLLKAWN; encoded by the coding sequence ATGCAGACATTAACTTTAGCAAACATCTATGAATTGCAGGGTTTAAAAGAGGAAGCTTTAGAGATCTATAAAGAGATACTCAAAAAAGATCCCTCTAATTCTGAAGCAAAAATTGCTATAAGAAGATTGTCTGGTGTAAGAAAAAAATTTTTAAAAGTAAATACTCAAATGAAAGAGTTCTTTGTAAAAATGGATACTGATGTTGAGTTTAAAGAGTTTGAAAGGTGGTTACTAAAAGCATGGAACTAA
- a CDS encoding HAD-IC family P-type ATPase has translation MEKNLWHSMELDAVYTKINTTENGLSSSEAQTRLELYGPNKLQEQKKQSVFVRFILQFHNLLIYVLILAAILTFFLDHTIDSIVIISVVIINAIIGFVQENGAQNALESIRKMLAYTAVVFRDGKKQKCNSEDLVIGDIVQLEAGDRVLADIRITQAHGLSAGEAILTGESDTVEKNPKSVDKDVMIADRSSMVFAGTTITSGIGRGVVVATANKTELGRINKMLSSVQVLTTPLVEQMDKLAKWLTLFILLFSITILYIGYYIKDMPFNEIFIAVVGLFVAAIPEGLPAVLTITLAVGVQAMAKRNAIVRQLPAIETIGSVSVICSDKTGTLTQNEMMVQTIQSATAQYIVSGSGYDPTGVIHTDKNEEIDLQEDYFIKMMAKCSALCSDANLYNNNGQWSVDGSPTEGALVAFSHKVGLDADKIRLEYFRADFIPFDSKHKFMATLNHSHKNGSLIVVKGAAEIILKMCKFQYVNDLHKKDLDETFWEEMAEDMAKKGQRIIAIAYKNVPQEQSSLSFGDLDDGLILVGFTGIIDPPRVEAIEAIKECYNGHIEVKMITGDHTTTASAIGKAIGLRASENVLSGKDIEHLSDEDLQKAVLTTNIFARTTPEHKLRLVKALQEHNQIVAMTGDGVNDAPALKRANIGIAMGKKGTEAAKESSEFVLTDDNFASIVDAVREGRKVYDNIKKVISWTLPTNASEASVIIMAIVFGMAMPITPIQILWANMITAVTLGIALAFEKEDKNIMKRAPRLLSDAILNKTVIWQILYVTLLFLTAIFGIYTYAISKGVEIEYAQTLAFNTLIFMEIFYLFYVRNMNTLTKSLTEIVNTPVAWIAVSVVVLAQVIVTYIPFFQKVFTTRALSLSELSLIMLVGFIMYGLLELEKYIRVKILYKTS, from the coding sequence ATGGAAAAGAATCTATGGCATAGCATGGAACTTGATGCTGTTTATACAAAGATAAATACAACTGAAAACGGCTTGAGTAGTTCCGAAGCTCAAACGAGATTGGAGCTTTACGGACCAAATAAGCTTCAAGAACAAAAGAAACAAAGTGTATTTGTACGGTTTATTTTACAATTTCATAATCTCCTTATCTATGTACTTATATTAGCCGCAATATTGACATTTTTCCTCGATCATACAATAGATTCCATTGTTATTATAAGCGTAGTTATAATCAATGCAATAATAGGATTTGTACAAGAAAACGGAGCGCAAAATGCTTTAGAGTCGATTCGAAAAATGCTTGCATACACTGCAGTTGTATTTCGTGACGGAAAAAAACAAAAATGCAACAGCGAAGATCTGGTTATTGGTGATATCGTTCAGCTTGAAGCAGGAGATAGAGTGTTAGCAGATATACGTATAACCCAGGCACATGGACTTAGTGCCGGGGAAGCTATCTTAACCGGAGAATCCGATACTGTTGAAAAGAATCCAAAAAGTGTCGACAAAGATGTGATGATCGCCGATCGAAGCTCTATGGTGTTTGCAGGAACTACAATAACCAGCGGAATAGGGCGCGGAGTTGTAGTTGCCACGGCAAATAAAACGGAACTCGGACGAATAAACAAGATGCTTAGCAGTGTACAAGTACTTACAACACCTTTAGTTGAACAGATGGATAAGTTGGCAAAATGGCTGACTTTGTTTATATTACTCTTTTCTATCACCATATTATATATAGGTTACTATATAAAAGATATGCCGTTTAATGAGATATTTATTGCCGTTGTCGGTTTGTTTGTTGCCGCAATACCCGAAGGTTTACCGGCAGTTTTGACAATAACTTTAGCCGTGGGTGTTCAGGCAATGGCAAAAAGAAATGCCATTGTCCGTCAGTTACCTGCAATTGAAACAATAGGTTCGGTTTCTGTGATATGTTCTGATAAGACGGGTACACTGACTCAAAACGAGATGATGGTACAAACGATTCAAAGTGCAACGGCACAATATATCGTAAGCGGTTCAGGTTACGATCCGACAGGTGTTATACATACGGATAAAAATGAAGAGATAGACCTACAAGAAGATTATTTTATCAAGATGATGGCGAAATGTTCAGCACTCTGTAGTGACGCTAATTTATATAACAACAATGGACAATGGAGCGTGGATGGAAGTCCGACAGAAGGAGCATTGGTTGCATTCTCCCACAAAGTAGGTTTAGATGCCGATAAGATCCGTTTAGAGTATTTCAGAGCTGATTTTATACCCTTTGATTCCAAGCACAAGTTTATGGCAACACTCAACCATAGTCATAAAAATGGTTCTTTAATAGTTGTTAAAGGGGCGGCAGAAATTATTTTAAAGATGTGTAAGTTTCAATATGTAAATGATCTGCACAAAAAAGATTTAGATGAAACTTTTTGGGAAGAGATGGCGGAAGATATGGCAAAAAAAGGACAAAGGATTATTGCCATAGCATATAAAAATGTTCCACAGGAACAATCTTCATTAAGTTTTGGTGATTTGGATGATGGACTTATATTAGTAGGCTTTACAGGGATCATAGATCCTCCTAGAGTTGAAGCTATTGAAGCGATTAAAGAGTGTTACAATGGCCATATAGAGGTTAAAATGATTACGGGCGATCATACAACAACCGCTTCAGCTATAGGAAAAGCGATAGGGCTTAGAGCTTCGGAGAATGTACTAAGCGGAAAAGATATTGAGCATCTTAGCGATGAAGATTTACAAAAAGCAGTTTTAACAACAAATATTTTTGCACGAACAACCCCCGAACATAAGTTGCGTTTGGTAAAAGCACTCCAAGAACATAATCAAATTGTTGCAATGACAGGTGACGGTGTAAACGATGCTCCGGCACTAAAACGCGCTAATATCGGTATTGCTATGGGTAAAAAAGGCACCGAAGCAGCGAAGGAATCAAGCGAATTTGTTCTTACAGATGACAATTTTGCTTCAATTGTCGATGCTGTAAGAGAGGGGAGAAAAGTATATGATAACATCAAGAAGGTTATCAGCTGGACACTTCCTACAAATGCTTCTGAGGCCTCTGTAATTATCATGGCAATAGTGTTTGGAATGGCGATGCCTATTACACCTATTCAAATACTTTGGGCAAACATGATAACTGCCGTAACTTTAGGGATAGCATTAGCATTTGAAAAGGAGGATAAAAATATTATGAAAAGAGCTCCCCGTTTACTGAGTGATGCTATTTTAAACAAAACCGTTATCTGGCAGATTTTATATGTGACTCTATTGTTCTTAACAGCAATATTTGGAATTTATACATATGCAATAAGTAAGGGTGTAGAGATTGAGTATGCTCAGACATTGGCTTTTAATACACTTATTTTTATGGAGATATTTTACCTGTTCTACGTTAGGAATATGAATACGCTTACAAAAAGTTTGACAGAGATTGTAAATACTCCCGTAGCATGGATAGCGGTGAGTGTTGTGGTTCTCGCTCAGGTAATTGTGACATATATCCCGTTTTTTCAAAAAGTTTTTACCACTAGGGCACTCTCGTTGTCTGAACTTTCTTTGATTATGTTGGTAGGGTTTATAATGTACGGTTTGTTGGAATTGGAGAAGTATATTCGAGTGAAAATTCTCTATAAAACATCATAA
- a CDS encoding 3-isopropylmalate dehydratase small subunit — MQKANINGKVWRFGKDIDTDLIIAARYLNTSDPKELAKHVMEDADPEFVNKMSVGDVIVADENFGCGSSREHAPIALKAAGVAAVVAPTFARIFYRNAFNMGLPIFELPEASEINEGDKISIDMDKGTITNETTNKTYNFTPIPPFMQELIDAGGLMSFAQKEIEEGK; from the coding sequence ATGCAAAAAGCAAACATAAATGGAAAAGTTTGGAGATTTGGTAAAGATATCGATACAGATTTAATTATCGCTGCGCGTTATCTAAATACTTCAGATCCGAAAGAACTTGCAAAACATGTTATGGAAGATGCAGATCCAGAATTTGTAAATAAAATGAGTGTTGGCGACGTTATTGTAGCTGATGAAAACTTTGGTTGTGGAAGTTCTCGTGAACACGCACCAATCGCACTAAAAGCTGCTGGAGTTGCTGCAGTTGTTGCACCGACATTTGCAAGAATTTTTTATCGTAATGCTTTTAATATGGGACTTCCTATATTTGAATTACCTGAGGCAAGTGAAATTAATGAAGGTGATAAGATCTCTATCGATATGGATAAAGGGACTATTACAAATGAAACAACAAACAAAACATATAACTTCACTCCAATCCCACCGTTTATGCAAGAGTTAATCGATGCAGGTGGACTTATGAGTTTTGCACAAAAAGAGATTGAGGAAGGAAAATAA
- the flgG gene encoding flagellar basal-body rod protein FlgG yields MMQSLHTASTGMLGMQLQIDTTANNIANVNTIGFKKSRAEFADLMYRTMEYAGTATSDTTQSPTGIEVGLGVRPTAVNKIFTEGSLKQTDNPLDISITGNGFFKLELPDGTEVYSRNGAFKRDQNGTIVNSDGYKLIPEIVIPEDATDISIGTDGTVSVVQAGQTQATVVGQINTTAFINPAGLHSMGDNLYVETDASGQPVDGTPGQNGLGVIRQGFVELSNVELVVELTDLITGQRAYDANSKIITTSDEMLQTVNNLKR; encoded by the coding sequence ATGATGCAATCATTACACACAGCTTCTACGGGAATGCTGGGGATGCAATTACAGATAGATACGACAGCGAATAATATTGCCAATGTAAACACGATAGGGTTTAAAAAATCTCGTGCAGAGTTCGCTGATCTTATGTATCGTACAATGGAGTACGCGGGAACTGCTACAAGTGATACGACACAAAGTCCTACAGGGATTGAAGTGGGGCTTGGTGTTCGTCCAACTGCGGTAAATAAGATCTTTACAGAGGGTTCGTTAAAACAAACTGACAATCCTCTTGACATCTCGATCACAGGAAACGGTTTTTTCAAGCTTGAACTTCCTGACGGAACTGAAGTATATTCAAGAAACGGTGCATTTAAACGTGATCAAAACGGTACGATTGTAAACTCTGACGGGTATAAACTTATCCCTGAGATCGTTATCCCTGAAGATGCGACAGATATCAGTATCGGTACAGATGGAACTGTAAGTGTTGTTCAAGCTGGTCAAACACAGGCAACTGTAGTAGGGCAGATCAATACTACCGCTTTTATTAATCCGGCGGGTCTTCACTCAATGGGTGATAACCTTTATGTAGAAACTGATGCATCAGGTCAACCGGTTGACGGTACTCCGGGACAAAATGGTCTGGGTGTGATTCGTCAAGGTTTTGTAGAGCTGAGTAATGTTGAACTTGTAGTTGAGTTAACAGACCTAATTACAGGTCAAAGAGCGTACGATGCTAACTCAAAAATCATCACAACTAGTGATGAAATGTTGCAAACTGTAAATAATTTAAAACGTTAA